One Chanodichthys erythropterus isolate Z2021 chromosome 10, ASM2448905v1, whole genome shotgun sequence DNA segment encodes these proteins:
- the LOC137029464 gene encoding caspase-7-like, which yields MSFCRFPFTENKRMKNRALIVSVGNFYPDAGLRKRNGVKRDSRRLHKILTKLGFSVEIRIDTEAEEIYEAFKAESEKTVKDCFVGIISTHGEEGVVFGADGCAVKLAEIYSYFGGNSMADKSKLFLIQACRGHELDGGVEVETDSSSSEEEDGLSELFSIPNDTAVMYATSPGYGAFMHPLGSPLIQTLCDLLEKEGGPDLEITKLLTRLNHQVAYNFQSRGEKLGGKKQMPCFVTRFTREVFPFMDTRTAAAEDLSFAATKLISEPRRSRKSSIS from the exons ATGTCTTTTTGTAGATTTCCtttcacagaaaacaagagAATGAAGAACAGGGCGTTAATAGTGTCTGTTGGGAACTTCTATCCAGATGCAGGTCTGAGAAAGAGGAACGGTGTGAAGAGAGACTCTCGGAGACTTCACAAAATCCTCACCAAACTCGGCTTCTCTGTGGAAATCAGAATAGACACTGAAGCAGAAGAGATCTATGAAGCATTTAAAGCAG AGAGCGAGAAGACGGTCAAAGACTGTTTTGTGGGCATCATATCCACTCATGGTGAGGAGGGTGTTGTGTTTGGTGCTGACGGATGTGCCGTGAAACTGGCCGAGATCTACAGCTACTTTGGAGGCAATTCAATGgcggacaagagcaaactcttCCTGATCCAG GCTTGTCGAGGACATGAGTTAGATGGAGGTGTGGAGGTGGAGACAGACTCTTCATCCTCAGAGGAAGAGGACGGCTTGTCTGAGCTTTTTTCCATTCCTAATGACACTGCAGTTATGTACGCCACATCACCAG GTTACGGTGCGTTCATGCATCCTCTGGGCTCGCCGTTGATTCAGACTCTCTGTGATTTGCTGGAAAAGGAAGGAGGTCCAGATCTGGAGATCACAAAACTTCTGACTCGACTAAACCACCAGGTGGCCTACAACTTCCAATCGAGAGGGGAAAAGTTGGGTGGCAAAAAGCAGATGCCGTGCTTTGTGACCCGCTTTACTAGAGAAGTTTTCCCGTTCATGGACACCAGGACGGCAGCAGCAGAAGATTTGAGCTTTGCAGCCACAAAACTCATCAGTGAACCCAGAAGGTCCCGGAAGAGCTCCATCAGCTGA
- the LOC137029466 gene encoding caspase-7-like: MSFCRFPFTENKRMKNRALIVSVENFYPDAGLSKRNGVKRDSRRLHKILTKLGFSVEIRIDTEAEEIYEAFKAESEKTVKDCFVGIISTHGEEGVVFGADGCAVKLAEIYSYFGGNSMADKSKLFLIQACRGHELDGGVEVETDSLSSEEEDGLSELFSIPNDTAVMYATSPGYGAFMHPLGSPLIQTLCDLLEKEGGPDLEITKLLTRLNHQVAYNFQSRGEKLGGKKQMPCFVTRFTREVFPFMDTRTAAAEDLSLSFAATKLIDEPRRSRKSSIS; the protein is encoded by the exons ATGTCTTTTTGTAGATTTCCtttcacagaaaacaagagAATGAAGAACAGGGCGTTAATAGTGTCTGTGGAGAACTTCTATCCAGATGCAGGTCTGAGCAAGAGGAACGGTGTGAAGAGAGACTCTCGGAGACTTCACAAAATCCTCACCAAACTCGGCTTCTCTGTGGAAATCAGAATAGACACTGAAGCAGAAGAGATCTATGAAGCATTTAAAGCAG AGAGCGAGAAGACGGTCAAAGACTGTTTTGTGGGCATCATATCCACTCATGGTGAGGAGGGTGTTGTGTTTGGTGCTGACGGATGTGCCGTGAAACTGGCCGAGATCTACAGCTACTTTGGAGGCAATTCAATGgcggacaagagcaaactcttCCTGATCCAG GCTTGTCGAGGACATGAGTTAGATGGAGGTGTGGAGGTGGAGACAGACTCTTTATCCTCAGAGGAAGAGGACGGCTTGTCTGAGCTTTTTTCCATTCCTAATGACACTGCAGTTATGTACGCCACATCACCAG GTTACGGTGCGTTCATGCATCCTCTGGGCTCGCCGTTGATTCAGACTCTCTGTGATTTGCTGGAAAAGGAAGGAGGTCCAGATCTGGAGATCACAAAACTTCTGACTCGACTAAACCACCAGGTGGCCTACAACTTCCAATCGAGAGGGGAAAAGTTGGGTGGCAAAAAGCAGATGCCGTGCTTTGTGACCCGCTTTACTAGAGAAGTTTTCCCGTTCATGGACACCAGGACGGCAGCAGCAGAAGATTTGAGCTTGAGCTTTGCAGCCACAAAACTCATCGATGAACCCAGAAGGTCCCGGAAGAGCTCCATCAGCTGA
- the dusp11 gene encoding RNA/RNP complex-1-interacting phosphatase: MALYSSCCEDMPSNKKNGVPDRWTDYTAVGKRIPGSRFIAFKVPLKQSFRYHLKQSEVFGPFDLVCMLEKEGQELGLIIDLTFTTRYYKVEDLPNTLYHLKIFTAGHEVPNDATILSFKKAVRHFLHENENNDKLIGVHCTHGLNRTGYLICRYLIDVDGMQPQKAINLFNASRGHSIERQNYLDDLRTGPKRSNVGMEEPDQEPSRGLANETQHEAPHHQREQHNHNPHFNGQGPHQWHRGPQHKFLNEGMEEPDQEPSQGLANFQTPRHRREQHNHDPRFNGQRPHQWHREPQHKFFPSRQTNNMTWSRPPQPQSYRPPLFPHPPQRPTSARGFYFSPSTPYTPPLHEPRHNPHASPEGSTRPPGPHRKPRNKHWKAQRDRTPR; the protein is encoded by the exons ATGGCATTATACAGCAGCTGCTGTGAAGACATGCCTTCAAATAAGAAAAATGGCGTCCCTGACAG ATGGACAGACTATACTGCAGTGGGCAAACGGATCCCTGGATCACGCTTCATCGCCTTCAAAGTTCCTTTAAAACAG TCTTTCAGGTATCATTTAAAACAATCAGAAGTATTTGGACCGTTTGATCTTGTGTGTATGTTGGAGAAGGAAGGACAAGAACTGGGTCTCATCATCGATCTGACCTTCACAACTCGTTACTATAAAGTAGAG GATTTGCCAAACACACTTTACCACCTGAAGATCTTCACAGCAGGGCATGAAGTGCCAAACGATGCCACGATTCTCAGCTTCAAGAAGGCTGTTAGACATTTTCtgcatgaaaatgaaaacaacg ATAAGCTGATTGGTGTTCATTGCACACATGGTTTGAATCGCACCGGCTATCTTATTTGTCG ATACCTAATCGATGTTGATGGGATGCAGCCCCAAAAAGCAATTAATT TGTTCAATGCTTCAAGAGGACACTCGATTGAGAGGCAGAACTATCTAGATGACCTGAGGACAGGGCCCAAGAGAAG TAACGTAGGAATGGAGGAACCAGACCAAGAACCCTCCCGGGGACTTGCAAATGAGACACAACATGAGGCTCCTCATCATCAAAGAGAACAGCATAACCATAATCCTCATTTCAATGGACAAGGACCTCACCAGTGGCACAGGGGGCCCCAGCATAAATTTCT TAACGAGGGAATGGAGGAACCAGATCAAGAACCCTCCCAGGGACTTGCAAACTTCCAAACTCCTCGTCATCGAAGAGAACAGCATAACCATGATCCTCGTTTCAATGGACAAAGACCTCATCAATGGCACAGGGAACCTCAGCATAAATTTTT CCCTTCTCGACAGACGAACAACATGACATGGTCCAGACCCCCTCAGCCACAGTCCTATCGTCCGCCTCTGTTTCCTCATCCACCCCAGAGACCAACGAGTGCCAGAGGATTCTACTTCAGTCCTTCAACCCCATATACGCCTCCACTTCATGAGCCACGCCACAACCCACATGCCTCTCCAGAGGGATCAACGAGACCTCCCGGGCCTCACCGAAAACCGCGAAATAAACATTGGAAAGCACAGAGAGATAGGACTCCTCGCTGA
- the stambpa gene encoding STAM-binding protein-like A, whose amino-acid sequence MSEHSDCSLSSEERVRALTKMGSSVDVSEDVPPRRYFRSGMEIIRMANIYADEGNVEHAFILYNKYITLFIEKLPRHREYKTANIPEKKETMRKLKEIAFPKAEELKKLLLKQYEKEHAEYLVRKRAEDEAQAREAAKQRELEAERQRLAELQERQREQQQLSAFEEMIRRQELEKERQRIVQEFSVPATPASPRDILVPDVQGPPQASFSPLTPPWGTPNHVSPTPGLPAFDRSLKPSAPVSAGHSALINGLRQLSVPAELCQRFLKLADANTARAVETCGILCGKLMKNAFTVTHVIVPKQCGGPDYCDTENEEELFLIQDQNDLITLGWIHTHPTQTAFLSSVDMHTHCSYQMMLPESIAIVCSPKFNETGYFRLTDCGMDEISSCKQRGFHPHPKEPPLFSASQHVTITDGSVTVLDLR is encoded by the exons ATGTCTGAGCACAGTGACTGCAGTCTGTCGTCTGAGGAGAGGGTCCGTGCGCTCACCAAGatgggcagctctgtggacgtgaGTGAGGACGTGCCGCCCCGCCGATACTTCCGCTCAGGGATGGAAATCATCCGAATGGCCAACATCTATGCAGACGAGGGGAATGTCGAGCATGCTTTTATTCTTTACAATAAGTACATCAC gttgtttattgaaaaacTTCCTAGACATCGGGAATATAAAACAGCCAACATTCCTGAGAAGAAAGAAACGATGAGG AAATTAAAGGAAATCGCCTTCCCAAAAGCTGAGGAACTGAAAAAGTTGCTTCTCAAGCAGTACGAAAAGGAACATGCTGAATATCTTGTCCGAAAG AGAGCAGAGGATGAGGCCCAGGCTCGGGAAGCGGCCAAGCAGCGGGAGCTGGAGGCCGAGCGACAGAGACTGGCCGAGCTGCAGGAGCGTCAGCGCGAGCAGCAGCAGCTCAGCGCCTTTGAGGAGATGATCCGCAGACAGGAGCTGGAGAAGGAGCGCCAGCGCATCGTGCAGGAGTTCAGCGTCCCGGCGACACCTGCCTCTCCCCGAGACATCCTGGTGCCTGACGTACAAGGACCTCCACAGGCCTCATTTTCACCACTGACGCCCCCTTGGGGAACCCCAAACCACGTCTCTCCAACTCCAGGCCTCCCAGCGTTTGACCGCTCGCTGAAGCCTAGTGCTCCAGTCAGTGCAGGACACA GTGCGTTGATAAACGGCTTGCGGCAGCTTTCTGTCCCCGCCGAGCTGTGCCAAAGGTTTTTAAAACTAGCAGATGCCAACACAGCACGGGCGGTGGAGACCTGTGGGATTCTCTGTGGAAAGCTG ATGAAGAACGCCTTCACGGTGACACACGTGATCGTGCCCAAGCAGTGTGGAGGACCTGATTACTGTGACACAGAGAACGAGGAGGAACTGTTCCTGATCCAGGATCAGAATGATCTCATCACACTGGGCTGGATTCAT ACCCATCCGACCCAGACGGCCTTTTTATCCAGTGtggacatgcacacacattgcTCTTATCAAATGATGCTTCCAGAGTCTATAGCCATTGTGTGCTCACCTAAATTTAACGA GACGGGCTACTTTCGTCTGACAGACTGTGGGATGGATGAGATCTCTTCCTGCAAACAAAGAGGATTTCACCCGCATCCAAAGGAGCCGCCCCTGTTCTCC GCTAGTCAACACGTCACCATCACAGACGGAAGTGTGACCGTGCTGGATTTGCGGTGA